AAGCCAAGAATCTCGTTTGGAGGAATagaatgaagcatggtggttgcagcatcatgctgtggggatgtttttcagtggcagggactgggagactagtcaggatctagggaaagatacatagaaatccttgatgaaaatctgctccaaagcactcagaatctcagactggggtgaaagttcaccttcgaacgggacaacgatcctaagcacacagacaagacaacgcaggagtggcttcgggacaagcctctgaatgtccttgaggggcccagccagagcccagacttaaacccgttggaacatctctggagagacctgaaaatagctgtgcagcaacactccccatccaacctgacagagcttgagaggatctgcagagaagaatgggagaaactccgcaaatacaggtgtgccaacctTGTAGTTTCATACCCAAtaagatttgaggctgtaattgatgcccaaggtgcttcaacaaagtgctgagtaaagggtctgaatatatatgtaaatgtgatatttcagtttatttttatacattagcaaacatttctaaaaacctgtctgctttgtcattatgggttattgtgtgtagattgggggagaaacaatttaatacattttagaataaggctgtaacgttacaaaatgtggaaaaagtaaaatggtctgaatactttccgaatggacAGAAAAATACTTGATTTTGTAAATATTCAGATTAAAAGGTTCAAATTTATGCTTCGTCAGGAAACAAACTCTGTTCTCAGCTTCAGAGTAAACTTCTGTAAAAAACAAGACAAAGAGGAATAGCTCATAAAGGAGAAGAAAAGGACAATCATTCCCACCACAATGACAGAAAACTCACTTTAAAGTCATGGATGtaggtgaagaagaagaagatgaagctGAAGACCACGATCCACTCACTCACAGCACTCACCAGATGGAACACATTGTCCTGTAATGACAGGAAGGGTCGGATAGAGACTGATATTGTCACGTATAGCTTCTCTGGCCTATGaagcctacagttgaagtcggaagtttacatacaccttagccaaatacatttaaactcagtttttcacaattcctgacatttaatccaagtaaagattccctgttttaggtcacttaggatcaccactttattttaagaatgtgaaatgtcagaataatagtagagagaattatttatttcagctttatttctttcagcacattcccagtgggtcagacgttaacatacgctcaattagtatttggtagcattgcctttaagttgtttaacttgggtcaacgttttgggtagccttccacaagcttcccacaataagttgggtgaatttttgtcccattcctcctgacagagctggtgtaactggtttgtaggcctccttgctcgcacacgctttttcaggtctgcccacaaattttctatggggtggaggtcagggctttgtgatggccactccaataccttgactttgttgtccttaagccattttgccacaactttggaagtatgttggggccattgtccatttggaagacccatccgAGAccaagatgttgcttcaatatatccacataattttcctcctcatgatgccatctcttttgtgcagtgcaccagttcctcctgcagccaagcacccccacaacatgatgctgccacccccgtgcttctccccttttcctccaaacataatgatgttcattatggccaaacagttctatttttgtttcatcagaccagaggatatttctccaaaaagtacaatctttgtcctcaaaaagtatgatctttgtccccatgtgcagttgcaaaccgtagtctggctttttatggcggttttggagcagtgccttcttccttgccgaccggcctttcaggttatgtcgtataggactcgttttactgtggatatagatacttttgtacccaattcctccagcatcttctcaaggtcatttgctgttgttctgggattgatttgcagttttCACACCAAagcacattcatctctaggagacagaacgcatctccttcctgagcggtatgacggctgtgtggtcccatggtgtttatacttgcgtactattgtttgtacagatgaacgtggtaccttcaggcatttggaaattgctcccaaggatgaaccagacttgtggaggtctataatttttcttctgaggtcttttgattttcccatcaaggaaagaggcactgagtttgaaggtcggccatgaaataaatccacaggtacacccccaattgactcaaatgatgtcaattagcctatcagaagcttctaaagccatgacatcattttctggaattttccaagctgtttaaatgcagtcTACTTAGTCTATGTAAACGTCTgacaaggggcggcagggtagcctagtggttagagcgttggactagtaatagaaaggttgcaagttcaaatccccaagctgacaaggtacaaatctgtcgttctgttctgcccctgaacaggcagttaaccccctgttcctaggccatcattgaaaataagaatttgttcttaactgacttgcctagtaaaataaaggttaaattaaaaaaaaatgttgtccATCTTTGTTGTTTGTGTGAGGTGTGTTTTTGGTAAAGATGTGCTCATACCGTACCTTGTCTTCAGTTCTATGCAGTAAGGCACAGATAATAGCTGGTTGAAAAATGAAGGAGACCTTTTATTTGATAAAACAATGATCATTCATGATTAAAATAATTTAGACACAATGGGATTACTATTGTTTTCAAGGATACTGGGGGGGACTGCCAGGAAGGCTATGGTTGCCATTCCTGTGCGCACACGACACAAGGCCAAGGAACATCCATAGGGGAAGGCCTTATAGGATATGATGGACTGGAGGCTGGTGTACAACACACCAGAAACGAAGAAGAGTATTGCACCTGCATCATGAACTTGAATAATTGTTGTTTCCTGGGGTAAAAGAACACACCAGAGAGATCATTTATTGAATATGACACTCCATCTTCTCACTTAAGAGGCGACAACCTACCTGGAAAGTAGCGACAAAACACATCCCCAAACAAGAAAGCATTCCAATCCAGAAAGCAGCCTGGTTCAGTGCTGGGGGCACACCACCCGCCTTCTCATTGAGCTTCTCCACAAACTTGTATCTGGCATACATGGTGGCCATACCTGTAGAGGATTTGGTATGGCACATGGAgtgaatgtttttattttaaaatgtcacATTTAGACAGTATTCGCTCACAGGTTACTGTAGGGCAATGTAAAACCTGcaatatttatgtatttatttcatttgcactTTAAAACATAGGGAACGTATATGTAATACTCAGTAAAATGATATTATACCATTGATCCCAGCCTTTTGTTACCATGCATTTCTACTTTCATTTTCAAAAAAATGTGAAGTGTTACTAAAGCGGTCGGCATAGTTGCTGAACTGGAAAAACCCATGAGGTTGCTTAAGCTCAGACAAAAACAAATGGCCTTTCATGGGTTTAGTGTCTTTCTGTGCTCACCTGCAAATGCAGTGATGACCGTCATCAAGCCAAAGATACAACTCTCTGGGGGTTTAGCCCCAATTTCACTAAAGAAAAGAAGAGTTCAGGTTTAATGGGTGTAATTCAGCAGTGTCTAGAGGGCATTTTAAAACTGTTGATATGtttaaggcccagtgcagtccaaAACTAGATTTTTTTCTGTGctttatatttccacactatgaggttggaataatactgtgaaattgtgaacatGTTGACAATGCCTCTTTAGTGTAAGAGCTTGTCCCCTTTAAAAGTCAAGTAAGGAAACACACTGGCTAGTAAGTAGTTCACAGGCCTCTACGCAGTTGGCTGCACAGCTGGGACCTGGGTAGCTCAACAGGCACAAGATTGTGTTATTATTCCTTTGAAGTTGTTTGTCATACGACATCAGAACTCTACGCCCTCTATAGGGTTCTAGGCGCTAGGACCTGGGTAGCAGCCAATGATTGTGGGTGGCAGCCAAGTATTGGTCTGAACTGGGGAAAACCAAACTGATTTATTTTTGTTGCTACAGTcggtggtgtagtggaggctatacaccGTATACCCATTTCTCTAGGCATCACTACATCACTGGCTACAATGTGATACATGTTTCACTTATACAGTTAATCTAcatctgttgtttacgaagcatgtgacaaataacatttgatttgacttctTTATTATTTAAATCAGTGTGTGTAATGGAAATATGTTTTTATAAGCACTCATCAAAAGCTGTAATTATTAAGGGAAATTGTATCACATTGTATGTAACCAGTGGTGTTATGGAGCCTGGAAAAGTGGGTATACTCTAATGTTGCCCCAAATTTCCCCAAAGGCCCTCCCAGCGAAGGAAAGGAACAAttctgttttctatatattttccTGCCAGATTTTCAGGTTTTCACTCTCAAAAGCACACCATTTAACAGAAAAATAGAACAAATGggatgttctaagtccacaacaatgttAATCCACATCTGGAGACTTTTTGAGGTCTGAGTTCCCCCAATTCATTGCGCACCGAGCAAGAAACTTTATAAAATAGCAGTAGGCTACTATACAATGACCGATATGTGATGGCAGAGTTTGCTTAACAAATGCCCAGCCGATTGAGACAAATCATTGTGATGCAATCCTTGCGGTCAATGTTTAACTGGGAAGGTGTTTTGGGAAGCCTTCAGACATGTTTATTCAAACAAAGCATGATGATTGAATTGAGCATCGTCAATATTCAACCAAGACATCGAAGTCGACCAGCCTACTTGGGTTGCATACCCATTGTTGCATTGATTAGCATGTACTGGTACCCAGTTGAGAGCTGAGCGCTCTTGATGCCTGACAAATGAGATTCTGTTGAAACTAGGCTGTGaatatatttcacttgctttgcgTTTGTATAGGCTACTTTGTGCACGATTTTTATACTGTACTACGTAATTGAT
Above is a window of Oncorhynchus masou masou isolate Uvic2021 unplaced genomic scaffold, UVic_Omas_1.1 unplaced_scaffold_2588, whole genome shotgun sequence DNA encoding:
- the LOC135533688 gene encoding DNA damage-regulated autophagy modulator protein 1-like: MFWFMDMKGMCFLPVFLVIWSSSTFIVSYIIALFEHDLGFILPYISEIGAKPPESCIFGLMTVITAFAGMATMYARYKFVEKLNEKAGGVPPALNQAAFWIGMLSCLGMCFVATFQETTIIQVHDAGAILFFVSGVLYTSLQSIISYKAFPYGCSLALCRVRTGMATIAFLAVPPTIICALLHRTEDKDNVFHLVSAVSEWIVVFSFIFFFFTYIHDFKKFTLKLRTEFVS